A genome region from Glutamicibacter arilaitensis Re117 includes the following:
- a CDS encoding ABC transporter ATP-binding protein, with amino-acid sequence MNQIALDIRGLAKQFGAKIAVNNVSLQVPAGSFYGLVGPNGAGKTTMLSMATGLLRPDSGQALVNGVDIWADPQTAKATLGVLADGVRQFDRLTGRQLVTYSGLLRGMDRAEVAQRTEDLLRVMDLVSDGDKLVVDYSAGMTKKISLATAMIHSPKLLVLDEPFEAVDPVSAANIRDILNNYVEFGGTVIVSSHVMDLVQRMCTHVAVISDGVLKAQGTVDEVRGSKSLEDRFVDLVGGRANNEGLSWLRTS; translated from the coding sequence ATGAATCAGATCGCACTGGATATACGGGGTCTCGCCAAGCAATTCGGCGCCAAGATTGCCGTAAACAACGTCAGCTTGCAGGTTCCAGCAGGGTCCTTCTATGGACTAGTAGGACCCAATGGCGCCGGCAAGACCACCATGCTCTCCATGGCCACTGGACTGCTGCGTCCGGACTCAGGCCAAGCGCTGGTCAACGGCGTAGACATCTGGGCTGATCCGCAAACTGCCAAGGCCACCTTGGGTGTCCTAGCTGATGGCGTGCGCCAATTTGACCGGCTCACCGGACGCCAGTTGGTGACCTATTCCGGCCTATTGCGCGGCATGGACCGTGCAGAAGTCGCCCAGCGCACCGAAGACCTGCTGCGCGTAATGGATCTGGTCTCCGATGGGGACAAGCTGGTAGTGGATTATTCCGCCGGCATGACCAAGAAAATTTCCCTGGCCACGGCCATGATCCACTCGCCAAAGCTGCTGGTGCTGGATGAGCCTTTCGAAGCAGTGGACCCGGTATCGGCCGCGAACATCCGCGACATCCTGAACAACTATGTCGAATTCGGAGGTACGGTCATCGTCTCCTCGCACGTGATGGACCTGGTCCAGCGCATGTGCACGCATGTGGCCGTGATTTCCGATGGCGTGCTCAAGGCCCAGGGCACTGTGGATGAGGTCCGCGGCTCCAAGAGCTTGGAAGATCGCTTTGTCGATCTGGTAGGCGGCCGCGCTAATAACGAGGGGCTCTCATGGTTGCGCACGTCCTAA
- a CDS encoding DUF3039 domain-containing protein — MVEQSEETRGGTATIERTETTQSVEAGDHERFAHYVQKEKIMESALSGDPVIALCGKVWTPGRDPKKFPVCPECKEVYESLMG, encoded by the coding sequence ATGGTGGAACAGTCTGAAGAAACCCGCGGTGGCACTGCCACGATCGAACGTACCGAGACAACCCAGAGTGTCGAGGCCGGAGATCATGAGCGCTTTGCGCATTACGTGCAGAAAGAGAAGATCATGGAATCGGCATTGTCCGGTGATCCAGTGATCGCTCTGTGCGGCAAGGTCTGGACGCCAGGCCGAGATCCGAAGAAGTTCCCGGTATGCCCCGAGTGCAAGGAAGTCTACGAATCCTTGATGGGGTAG
- a CDS encoding DEAD/DEAH box helicase: protein MTETLFDFGDKLPLEDKLPVAYPERAAWGTGPKLRAWQAEALALYFDTEPRDFMAVATPGAGKTTFALRLAKVLIDSGKINRLIVVAPTDHLKKQWADAAARVGISLDPNYKNSDGRHGSHYMGVVVTYAQVALKPAVHRAKTEDARTLVIMDEVHHAGDALSWGDGIREAFEPATRRLALTGTPFRSDAAPIPFVQYVDEGDGIRRSKADYTYGYGSALADHVVRPVLFMAYSGNMRWRTSAGEEMEANLGEGFTKDVTAHAWRTALDPHGDWIPSVLQAADRRLSEVRRTVKDAGGLIIATDHEDARGYAAQLEAICGEKVTTILSDDPKASQKIDDFSESEARWMVAVRMVSEGVDVPRLCVGVYATSTSTPLFFAQAVGRFVRSRKRGEVASVFLPSVPILMALANEMEVERDHALDREGSKDEDGLDDSLLEAANKEDKASDELTRNKFEALNSQASFDRVLFDGGEFGTGADIGSEEELGFLGIPGLLDTEQVSELLRKQQNKQISKGATKPAPVSDHRLMMELRTKLSKNVSAWAARTGTPHGQIHNKLRSVCGGPAVPQATVDQLQARIDKLQDWFVGRK, encoded by the coding sequence ATGACCGAGACACTCTTTGATTTTGGCGACAAGCTTCCACTAGAAGACAAGCTTCCGGTAGCGTACCCGGAACGTGCGGCATGGGGAACCGGCCCGAAGCTGCGTGCTTGGCAGGCCGAAGCGCTGGCCCTGTACTTCGATACCGAGCCCCGGGACTTCATGGCAGTGGCAACGCCTGGTGCAGGTAAAACCACCTTCGCGTTGCGTCTGGCCAAGGTTCTGATCGATTCGGGCAAGATCAACCGCTTGATCGTTGTTGCGCCTACCGACCACCTGAAAAAACAGTGGGCGGATGCAGCAGCTCGTGTGGGTATTTCCTTGGACCCCAATTACAAGAACTCGGATGGCCGCCACGGCTCGCATTACATGGGTGTGGTGGTGACCTATGCCCAGGTGGCGCTGAAGCCAGCGGTTCACCGGGCCAAAACCGAGGACGCACGCACCTTGGTAATCATGGATGAGGTCCACCACGCCGGTGATGCACTGTCCTGGGGCGACGGCATCCGCGAGGCCTTCGAACCGGCAACCCGCCGCTTGGCACTGACTGGTACGCCATTCCGTTCCGATGCCGCCCCGATTCCTTTCGTGCAGTACGTGGACGAGGGCGATGGCATCCGCCGTTCCAAAGCCGACTACACCTACGGCTACGGCAGCGCCCTGGCCGACCACGTGGTCCGCCCGGTGCTGTTCATGGCCTATTCGGGCAATATGCGATGGCGCACCTCTGCCGGCGAAGAGATGGAAGCAAACCTCGGCGAAGGCTTCACCAAGGATGTCACCGCCCATGCCTGGCGCACCGCGCTGGATCCGCATGGCGACTGGATTCCTTCGGTGCTGCAAGCTGCTGACCGCCGCCTCTCCGAGGTCCGCCGCACCGTGAAGGATGCCGGTGGGCTGATCATCGCCACGGACCACGAGGATGCGCGCGGGTATGCTGCCCAGCTTGAGGCCATCTGCGGCGAGAAGGTCACCACCATTCTTTCCGATGACCCCAAGGCATCGCAGAAGATCGACGATTTCTCCGAATCCGAAGCGCGCTGGATGGTTGCGGTGCGCATGGTGTCCGAAGGCGTGGACGTTCCGCGCCTGTGCGTGGGTGTCTATGCGACTTCTACCTCGACTCCTTTGTTCTTCGCCCAGGCAGTGGGCCGTTTCGTGCGTAGCCGCAAGCGCGGGGAAGTAGCCAGCGTCTTCCTGCCTTCGGTACCGATCCTGATGGCCCTGGCCAATGAAATGGAAGTCGAGCGCGACCACGCATTGGACCGAGAAGGCTCCAAGGACGAGGACGGGCTGGATGATTCGCTGCTGGAAGCGGCGAACAAGGAAGACAAGGCCAGCGACGAGCTGACGCGCAATAAGTTCGAAGCCCTGAACTCCCAAGCTTCCTTCGACCGCGTACTCTTCGATGGTGGCGAGTTCGGCACCGGCGCCGATATCGGCAGTGAAGAGGAGCTGGGCTTCCTCGGGATCCCGGGCCTGCTGGATACCGAGCAGGTTTCCGAGCTGCTGCGCAAGCAGCAGAACAAGCAGATTTCCAAAGGCGCGACCAAGCCGGCACCGGTCTCCGATCACCGCCTCATGATGGAACTGCGCACCAAGCTGTCCAAGAACGTCTCGGCCTGGGCAGCACGCACCGGCACCCCGCATGGCCAGATCCACAACAAGCTGCGCAGCGTGTGCGGCGGTCCTGCCGTTCCGCAGGCAACTGTTGACCAGCTGCAGGCGCGCATCGACAAGCTGCAGGATTGGTTCGTAGGGCGCAAGTAG
- a CDS encoding isochorismatase family protein: MSTALLIIDVQPDFCEDGALAVAGGNAVAAAIAADVAERKGSYSAIVTTQDWHIEPGDHFSENPDFIDSWPVHCVAGTPGAALHPHIAGLAVDAHFAKGRFTAAYSGFEARQLDPTADKADESGELLGLWLKAKGITAVDLVGLAADHCVKATALDAVQAGFATTVISPLTAAVSPQGLPAVHDQLRAAGVTVLSLG; this comes from the coding sequence ATGAGCACAGCCCTGTTGATTATTGATGTCCAACCAGACTTCTGCGAAGACGGCGCACTTGCTGTGGCCGGCGGCAATGCAGTCGCTGCCGCCATTGCCGCTGACGTAGCCGAACGCAAGGGTTCCTACTCGGCAATCGTCACCACCCAGGACTGGCACATCGAGCCAGGAGATCATTTCTCCGAAAACCCGGACTTCATTGATTCGTGGCCGGTGCACTGCGTGGCGGGAACCCCGGGCGCGGCCTTGCATCCGCACATCGCCGGCCTCGCGGTGGATGCGCATTTCGCCAAGGGACGGTTCACCGCGGCGTATTCCGGTTTCGAAGCCAGGCAACTGGATCCCACAGCTGATAAGGCGGATGAAAGCGGAGAGCTGCTCGGTCTTTGGCTGAAGGCCAAAGGCATCACTGCTGTTGATCTCGTTGGCCTGGCCGCTGATCACTGTGTGAAGGCTACGGCCCTGGATGCCGTGCAAGCGGGCTTTGCCACCACGGTGATTTCTCCGCTGACCGCGGCGGTGTCCCCGCAGGGCCTTCCAGCCGTGCACGATCAGCTGCGCGCCGCCGGCGTCACGGTGCTCTCCTTAGGCTAG